A region of Anolis sagrei isolate rAnoSag1 chromosome 2, rAnoSag1.mat, whole genome shotgun sequence DNA encodes the following proteins:
- the UBL4A gene encoding ubiquitin-like protein 4A codes for MLLTVKALQGRECSLQVSPEERISSLKRLVSEKLNVPVSQQRLLFKGKALADEHRLSDYSIGPESKLNLVIKPPEKASPEEPSRRGGFPQNPAIWHALAQVLGRHFSGADAEKVLEQLQKDYERSLRLLSLDDIERLATRLLHPEVAEAVEMGFLD; via the exons ATGCTGCTGACGGTGAAGGCGCTCCAGGGCCGGGAATGCAGCCTCCAG GTCTCACCAGAAGAACGCATCTCTTCTCTCAAACGCCTCGTATCAGAGAAGCTGAATGTCCCAGTATCCCAACAGCGTCTGCTTTTCAAAGGCAAAGCTCTGGCTG ATGAACACCGTTTGTCTGATTATTCTATTGGACCAGAGTCAAAGCTCAATCTTGTAATCAAGCCACCGGAGAAGGCCTCACCAGAAGAGCCCAGCCGTAGAGGAGGCTTCCCGCAGAATCCTGCAATCTGGCATGCACTTGCCCAAGTCTTGGGCAGGCATTTCAGTGGGGCTGATGCTGAGAAGGTGTTGGAGCAACTGCAGAAG GATTATGAGCGAAGCCTCAGACTGTTAAGTTTGGATGACATTGAGCGCCTAGCCACTCGTTTGCTTCACCCCGAGGTTGCCGAGGCTGTAGAAATGGGCTTTCTGGATTAG